A region from the Linepithema humile isolate Giens D197 chromosome 1, Lhum_UNIL_v1.0, whole genome shotgun sequence genome encodes:
- the LOC136997130 gene encoding uncharacterized protein isoform X2, protein MSTTIQQGLRPLFLMCFIMGFGIYPIKQLSKLRFHRWIAYLSILYLLTIWFVFGYVFFYTFTNLSLKVIIFWNITNMVIMAIQYFTAIASTILIFYHQKKFQIYMKKLAAVDDTLEKLGNPKTYQKLHMLTRRIIIGWIVHTLIINIYSTICCFKFFNQISWRLLLFNVINHPCHMNEFTDLIFIFLLWYIGTKFDKINDHMRCLSLKEEHRLNYIRKKPVISYGYFLHRYNYKWTLWTSMHLHLELCRIARELNVIFGIQITFEMVSHFTFLTSHCYYLCRILEQKHKDERSLHILIGIGFWFFASLIRLYALNYICESVKHKANNIDKIIHQLTNAFRYADIWKDIDFFVLHITQYPLKFTGLGLFYLGNEFFQKFLTTIVTFVIIMVQLNMLFLKL, encoded by the exons ATGTCGACTACTATCCAACAAGGTCTGCGTCCTCTTTTTCTTATGTGTTTTATTATGGGTTTTGGCATTTATCCCATAAAACAGCTAAGCAAATTAAGATTTCATAGGTGGATTGCATATTTAAGTATTCTATATCTATTGACAATTTGGTTTGTTTTTGGCtatgtctttttttatacattcaccaatttgtcattaaaagtCATCATTTTTTGGAACATTACTAATATGGTCATTATGGCGATTCAGTATTTTACTGCAATTGCGTctacgattttaattttttatcatcaaaag aagtttcaaatatatatgaagaaaCTTGCCGCAGTGGATGATACTTTAGAAAAACTAGGCAATCCAAAGACATATCAAAAGTTGCATATGTTAACaagaagaataataattgGATGGATTGTGCATActcttattataaatatttacagtaCAATATGTtgcttcaaatttttcaatcaaatttcttGGAGacttcttttatttaacgtGATCAATCATCCTTGTCATATGAATGAATTCACAgacttaatatttatcttcttGTTATG GTATATTGGCAccaaatttgacaaaataaacGACCATATGCGTTGCTTATCGTTAAAAGAAGAGCATAGACTGAACTATATAAGGAAGAAACCTGTTATTTCTTATGGATATTTCTTGCATAGATATAATTACAAGTGGACATTGTGGACCTCAAT gcaTCTTCATTTAGAATTATGTCGTATTGCTCGTGaattaaatgtgatatttgGAATACAAATAACTTTTGAAATGGTGTCACATTTTACATTCTTAACATcacattgttattatttgtgTCGTATATTGGAGCAGAAACATAAAGATGAAAGGTCATTACACATTTTAATTGGCATTGGTTTTTGGTTTTTTGCAAGTTTAATCAGGCTGTatgctttaaattatatttgtgaaaGCGTTAAGCATAAG GCTaacaatattgacaaaataattcatcaATTGACAAATGCTTTTCGATATGCTGATATCTGGAAGgat ATTGATTTCTTTGTTTTGCACATAACGCAATATCCCTTGAAGTTTACTGGATTGGGTCTCTTCTATCTTGGAAATGAGTTTTTTCAAAAG tttttaacAACAATTGTAACATTTGTGATTATTATGGTACAGTTGAATATGCTGTTTTTAAAACTATAG
- the LOC136997131 gene encoding uncharacterized protein isoform X1: protein MSTTIQQGLHPLFFMCFIMGFGIYPIKQPSKSKFHRWIALSILYLLTIWFVFGYVFFYTFVIMSQKVIFVRNFTVGAIMPFQYFTAIASTILIVYHQKKFQIYMKKLAAVDDTLEKLGNPKTYRKLHTFSKRMIIGWIVHTLIINIYSAICCFEFFNQIFWRVFLLYVINHPVHINEFTDLIFIFLLWYIGTKFDKINEHMRCLSLKGEHRLNYMWKKPVIIHGFSLHRYNYKRTLWTSMHLHLELCRIARELNEIFGIQITFKMVSCFTYLTSHCYYFCCILEQKHKDERSLKGFIGLGFWFFTGLIRLYALNHICESVKNKANNINKIIHQLTNALPYADIWKDMDFFVLHVTQHPLKFTGLGLFYLGDKFLQKFLTTIVTFVIIMVQLNMQFFKV, encoded by the exons ATGTCAACTACTATCCAACAAGGTCTGCatccacttttttttatgtgttttattATGGGTTTTGGCATTTATCCCATAAAACAGCCAAgtaaatcaaaatttcataGGTGGATTGCATTAAGTATTCTATATCTTTTGACAATTTGGTTTGTTTTTGGCtatgtctttttttatacgtttgtCATTATGTCACAAAAAGTCATCTTTGTTCGGAACTTCACTGTTGGGGCTATTATGCCGTTTCAGTATTTTACTGCAATTGCatctacaattttaattgtttatcatCAAAAG aagtttcaaatatatatgaagaaaCTCGCCGCAGTGGATGATACTTTAGAAAAACTAGGCAATCCAAAGACGTATCGAAAGTTGCATACGTTTTCGAAAAGAATGATAATTGGATGGATTGTGCATACtcttatcataaatatttacagtGCAATATGTTgcttcgaattttttaatcaaattttttggagagtttttttactttacgtGATCAATCATCCTGTTCATATTAATGAATTCACAgacttaatatttatcttcttGTTATG GTATATTGGCAccaaatttgacaaaataaacGAACATATGCGTTGCTTATCATTAAAAGGAGAGCATAGACTAAACTACATGTGGAAGAAACCTGTTATTATTCATGGATTTTCCTTGCACAGATATAATTACAAGCGAACATTGTGGACCTCAAT gCATCTTCATTTAGAATTATGTCGTATTGCTCGTGAATTAAATGAGATATTTGGAAtacaaataacttttaaaatggtgtCATGTTTTACATACTTAACATcacattgttattatttctgttGTATATTGGAACAGAAACATAAAGATGAAAGATCACTGAAAGGTTTTATTGGCCTTGGTTTTTGGTTTTTTACAGGTTTAATCAGGCTGTATGctttaaatcatatttgtgaAAGTGTTAAGAATAAG gctaacaatattaacaaaataattcatcaATTGACAAATGCTCTTCCATATGCTGATATCTGGAAGGAT atggatttttttgttttgcatgTAACGCAACACCCCTTGAAGTTTACTGGATTGGGTCTTTTTTATCTTGGGGATAAGTTTCTTCAAAag tttttaacAACAATTGTAACATTTGTGATTATTATGGTACAGTtgaatatgcaattttttaaagtttaa
- the LOC136997130 gene encoding uncharacterized protein isoform X1: protein MSTTIQQGLRPLFLMCFIMGFGIYPIKQLSKLRFHRWIAYLSILYLLTIWFVFGYVFFYTFTNLSLKVIIFWNITNMVIMAIQYFTAIASTILIFYHQKKFQIYMKKLAAVDDTLEKLGNPKTYQKLHMLTRRIIIGWIVHTLIINIYSTICCFKFFNQISWRLLLFNVINHPCHMNEFTDLIFIFLLWYIGTKFDKINDHMRCLSLKEEHRLNYIRKKPVISYGYFLHRYNYKWTLWTSMHLHLELCRIARELNVIFGIQITFEMVSHFTFLTSHCYYLCRILEQKHKDERSLHILIGIGFWFFASLIRLYALNYICESVKHKANNIDKIIHQLTNAFRYADIWKDIDFFVLHITQYPLKFTGLGLFYLGNEFFQKVYICFYISDSFMFTFCFILQLIKNQKLC, encoded by the exons ATGTCGACTACTATCCAACAAGGTCTGCGTCCTCTTTTTCTTATGTGTTTTATTATGGGTTTTGGCATTTATCCCATAAAACAGCTAAGCAAATTAAGATTTCATAGGTGGATTGCATATTTAAGTATTCTATATCTATTGACAATTTGGTTTGTTTTTGGCtatgtctttttttatacattcaccaatttgtcattaaaagtCATCATTTTTTGGAACATTACTAATATGGTCATTATGGCGATTCAGTATTTTACTGCAATTGCGTctacgattttaattttttatcatcaaaag aagtttcaaatatatatgaagaaaCTTGCCGCAGTGGATGATACTTTAGAAAAACTAGGCAATCCAAAGACATATCAAAAGTTGCATATGTTAACaagaagaataataattgGATGGATTGTGCATActcttattataaatatttacagtaCAATATGTtgcttcaaatttttcaatcaaatttcttGGAGacttcttttatttaacgtGATCAATCATCCTTGTCATATGAATGAATTCACAgacttaatatttatcttcttGTTATG GTATATTGGCAccaaatttgacaaaataaacGACCATATGCGTTGCTTATCGTTAAAAGAAGAGCATAGACTGAACTATATAAGGAAGAAACCTGTTATTTCTTATGGATATTTCTTGCATAGATATAATTACAAGTGGACATTGTGGACCTCAAT gcaTCTTCATTTAGAATTATGTCGTATTGCTCGTGaattaaatgtgatatttgGAATACAAATAACTTTTGAAATGGTGTCACATTTTACATTCTTAACATcacattgttattatttgtgTCGTATATTGGAGCAGAAACATAAAGATGAAAGGTCATTACACATTTTAATTGGCATTGGTTTTTGGTTTTTTGCAAGTTTAATCAGGCTGTatgctttaaattatatttgtgaaaGCGTTAAGCATAAG GCTaacaatattgacaaaataattcatcaATTGACAAATGCTTTTCGATATGCTGATATCTGGAAGgat ATTGATTTCTTTGTTTTGCACATAACGCAATATCCCTTGAAGTTTACTGGATTGGGTCTCTTCTATCTTGGAAATGAGTTTTTTCAAAAGGtttatatttgcttttatatttctgacagttttatgtttacattttgttttatattacaattgattaaaaaccaaaaattatgctaa
- the LOC136997131 gene encoding uncharacterized protein isoform X2, which produces MSTTIQQGLHPLFFMCFIMGFGIYPIKQPSKSKFHRWIALSILYLLTIWFVFGYVFFYTFVIMSQKVIFVRNFTVGAIMPFQYFTAIASTILIVYHQKKFQIYMKKLAAVDDTLEKLGNPKTYRKLHTFSKRMIIGWIVHTLIINIYSAICCFEFFNQIFWRVFLLYVINHPVHINEFTDLIFIFLLWYIGTKFDKINEHMRCLSLKGEHRLNYMWKKPVIIHGFSLHRYNYKRTLWTSMHLHLELCRIARELNEIFGIQITFKMVSCFTYLTSHCYYFCCILEQKHKDERSLKGFIGLGFWFFTGLIRLYALNHICESVKNKANNINKIIHQLTNALPYADIWKDMDFFVLHVTQHPLKFTGLGLFYLGDKFLQKLKELITTWLIP; this is translated from the exons ATGTCAACTACTATCCAACAAGGTCTGCatccacttttttttatgtgttttattATGGGTTTTGGCATTTATCCCATAAAACAGCCAAgtaaatcaaaatttcataGGTGGATTGCATTAAGTATTCTATATCTTTTGACAATTTGGTTTGTTTTTGGCtatgtctttttttatacgtttgtCATTATGTCACAAAAAGTCATCTTTGTTCGGAACTTCACTGTTGGGGCTATTATGCCGTTTCAGTATTTTACTGCAATTGCatctacaattttaattgtttatcatCAAAAG aagtttcaaatatatatgaagaaaCTCGCCGCAGTGGATGATACTTTAGAAAAACTAGGCAATCCAAAGACGTATCGAAAGTTGCATACGTTTTCGAAAAGAATGATAATTGGATGGATTGTGCATACtcttatcataaatatttacagtGCAATATGTTgcttcgaattttttaatcaaattttttggagagtttttttactttacgtGATCAATCATCCTGTTCATATTAATGAATTCACAgacttaatatttatcttcttGTTATG GTATATTGGCAccaaatttgacaaaataaacGAACATATGCGTTGCTTATCATTAAAAGGAGAGCATAGACTAAACTACATGTGGAAGAAACCTGTTATTATTCATGGATTTTCCTTGCACAGATATAATTACAAGCGAACATTGTGGACCTCAAT gCATCTTCATTTAGAATTATGTCGTATTGCTCGTGAATTAAATGAGATATTTGGAAtacaaataacttttaaaatggtgtCATGTTTTACATACTTAACATcacattgttattatttctgttGTATATTGGAACAGAAACATAAAGATGAAAGATCACTGAAAGGTTTTATTGGCCTTGGTTTTTGGTTTTTTACAGGTTTAATCAGGCTGTATGctttaaatcatatttgtgaAAGTGTTAAGAATAAG gctaacaatattaacaaaataattcatcaATTGACAAATGCTCTTCCATATGCTGATATCTGGAAGGAT atggatttttttgttttgcatgTAACGCAACACCCCTTGAAGTTTACTGGATTGGGTCTTTTTTATCTTGGGGATAAGTTTCTTCAAAag ctAAAGGAATTAATTACGACATGGCTAATTCCATAA